A stretch of the Deinococcus radiopugnans ATCC 19172 genome encodes the following:
- a CDS encoding prephenate dehydratase, producing MTEPVPETVTVAFQGNPGAYGEIAALNAVPEAGAQRHTRGYPTFHGVAQAVEGGEAQYGVLPVENSLMGAIHQSIDLLSDTDLHVIGEVVVRVSHCLMALPGVELSDLKSVASQQPALDQCTELIRKYGLQPVAAHDTAGSARELAERGAAGGGRDEAAIASRRAAELYGLNILAQEIEDEPFNYTRFMVLSRHEPAPSDAPHKTSLVFAVRHTPGFLVETLNELSGLNLSRIESRPRRDRAWSYLMYVDIEGDSRDPQVAQALAGVLRKASYAKIIGSYPRAMETVG from the coding sequence ATGACTGAGCCTGTGCCCGAGACCGTCACCGTCGCCTTTCAGGGCAATCCAGGCGCGTACGGCGAGATCGCCGCGCTGAATGCCGTGCCGGAAGCCGGAGCCCAGCGGCACACGCGCGGCTACCCCACCTTTCACGGCGTGGCCCAGGCGGTGGAGGGCGGCGAGGCGCAGTACGGCGTGCTGCCGGTGGAAAACAGCCTGATGGGCGCGATCCACCAGTCCATCGATCTGCTGAGTGACACCGATCTTCACGTGATCGGCGAGGTGGTGGTGCGCGTGAGCCACTGCCTGATGGCGTTGCCGGGGGTGGAACTGTCGGACCTGAAAAGCGTGGCCAGCCAGCAGCCCGCCCTCGACCAGTGCACGGAATTGATTCGCAAGTACGGCCTGCAGCCCGTCGCCGCCCACGACACTGCTGGCAGCGCGCGTGAGCTGGCCGAGCGTGGGGCTGCCGGCGGGGGACGGGACGAGGCGGCCATCGCCAGCCGCCGCGCCGCCGAGCTGTACGGCCTGAACATCCTGGCCCAGGAGATCGAGGACGAGCCGTTCAACTACACCCGCTTCATGGTCCTGTCGCGTCATGAACCGGCCCCCAGCGACGCGCCGCACAAGACCAGTCTGGTGTTCGCCGTGCGCCACACCCCCGGTTTTCTGGTAGAGACCCTGAACGAGCTGAGCGGCCTGAACCTGAGCCGCATCGAGAGCCGCCCACGCCGGGACCGTGCCTGGAGCTACCTGATGTACGTGGACATTGAGGGCGACTCCCGTGACCCGCAGGTCGCCCAGGCGCTGGCCGGGGTACTACGCAAGGCCAGTTACGCCAAGATCATCGGCAGCTACCCACGGGCGATGGAGACGGTGGGCTAG
- a CDS encoding AAC(3) family N-acetyltransferase — protein sequence MLNLLRKPAVQSADLDEGLAALGLDGTQHLIVHASLKSFGTLDGGARTLVDTLWRRTATLVAPAFSYNTLLNRPGSNVHARFHRDTRVSRDIGRVSQELVDRRDALRSFHPTLSFVALGDEAARITAAQSLNSPYQPIGALYDLDGYALLIGVDFGSNTSVHYGEYLAGMPMLTRYVPLDGQVLPTAFPNCSADFDNLLPEMEFKFRSARVGPSTLRLYRVRDLVDGTVRLLRRDPEALLCQYRGCRCQEVRQTVRRDGLQPRVHTGL from the coding sequence GTGCTGAACTTGCTGCGGAAGCCCGCTGTGCAGAGTGCCGACCTCGACGAGGGGCTGGCCGCGCTGGGGCTGGACGGCACCCAGCATCTGATCGTCCACGCCAGCCTGAAGTCCTTCGGCACGCTGGACGGCGGGGCCAGAACGCTGGTGGACACGCTGTGGCGCCGCACGGCCACGCTGGTGGCCCCGGCCTTCAGCTACAACACCCTGCTTAACCGGCCCGGCAGCAACGTTCACGCCCGGTTTCACCGGGACACGCGGGTCAGCCGCGACATCGGGCGGGTGTCGCAGGAGCTGGTGGACCGGCGCGACGCGCTGCGCTCGTTTCACCCCACCCTCAGCTTCGTGGCGCTGGGCGACGAGGCCGCGCGCATCACGGCGGCGCAGTCGCTGAACAGCCCGTATCAACCGATCGGGGCGCTGTACGACCTGGACGGCTACGCGCTGCTGATCGGCGTGGATTTCGGCAGCAACACCAGCGTCCATTACGGCGAGTATCTGGCCGGCATGCCCATGCTCACGCGTTACGTGCCGCTGGACGGTCAGGTGCTGCCCACCGCCTTTCCCAACTGCTCGGCCGACTTCGACAACCTGCTGCCCGAGATGGAATTCAAATTCCGCTCGGCGCGTGTCGGTCCTTCCACCCTGCGCCTGTACCGGGTGCGCGATCTGGTGGACGGCACCGTGCGTCTGCTGCGGCGTGACCCGGAAGCCCTGCTGTGCCAGTACCGCGGCTGCCGCTGCCAGGAGGTGCGCCAGACCGTGCGGAGAGATGGGTTGCAGCCACGGGTCCATACGGGGCTGTAA
- a CDS encoding SDR family NAD(P)-dependent oxidoreductase, giving the protein MAAPLTSLPRLLVSPPACRDARQLAAAVGGQTILITGASHGIGEATARLLAACGAEVLLLARSGERLEEIASQIRRAGGQASVYRLDLTDPVAVGAVAAQIGANHPRIDAVVSNAGHSIRRPALESSERADLGRLLAVNFSGPAALLLALLPRMVAGGGGTIVNVSSASALPPGIPRWAAYQGSKAGFDLWLGSVGNELRGRGVRVSSVYLPLVRTRMIAPTRAYRFAPALTPLEAAQSVVYPLLKPVRRVAPWWLKGQQVAALLFPKGLDRALGGLEEMERRLTRGRNQ; this is encoded by the coding sequence ATGGCCGCGCCGCTGACCTCCCTGCCGAGACTCCTGGTGTCGCCGCCCGCCTGCCGTGACGCTCGGCAGTTGGCCGCGGCGGTGGGCGGCCAAACCATTCTGATCACGGGCGCGTCCCACGGCATCGGCGAGGCGACGGCGCGGCTGCTGGCCGCCTGCGGCGCGGAAGTGCTGTTGCTGGCGAGAAGTGGGGAGCGGTTGGAAGAGATAGCCTCGCAGATTCGGCGGGCGGGTGGACAGGCCAGCGTCTACCGTCTGGACCTGACTGACCCGGTGGCGGTGGGGGCCGTGGCCGCGCAGATCGGGGCGAACCACCCCCGCATCGACGCCGTGGTCAGCAACGCGGGGCATTCGATTCGCCGCCCGGCGCTTGAGTCGAGCGAGAGGGCTGACCTGGGCCGCCTGCTGGCGGTCAATTTCAGCGGTCCCGCCGCGCTGCTGCTGGCGCTGCTGCCGCGCATGGTGGCGGGGGGCGGCGGGACCATCGTCAATGTGTCCAGCGCCTCGGCCCTGCCGCCGGGCATTCCGCGCTGGGCCGCGTATCAGGGCAGCAAGGCGGGCTTTGACCTGTGGCTGGGCAGCGTGGGCAACGAGCTGCGCGGGCGTGGCGTGCGCGTGTCCAGCGTGTATCTGCCCCTGGTCCGCACCCGCATGATCGCGCCCACCCGCGCCTACCGATTTGCCCCGGCCCTGACCCCACTGGAAGCCGCGCAGTCGGTGGTGTATCCACTTCTCAAACCTGTGCGCCGGGTGGCCCCGTGGTGGCTGAAAGGGCAACAGGTGGCGGCGCTGCTGTTTCCGAAGGGGCTGGACCGGGCGCTGGGCGGTCTGGAAGAGATGGAGCGGCGGCTGACGCGAGGGCGCAACCAGTGA
- a CDS encoding GMC family oxidoreductase, which yields MQSEQGSAGRQRFEYVVIGAGSGGCAVSARLQQAGAQVLLLEAGVPDETPEIHIPAAFPKLFKSPLDWNYETEAQEHLNGRKLYWPRGKMLGGSSSINAMIYIRGHRADYDGWAAAGNRGWGYDDVLPYFLRSEDFEDGQSEYHNAGGPLHVENRRYTHEICDAITEGFKELGHPANDDFNGERMEGVGRFHVTQKGGARHSAASAYLRPALASDGPGRLEARTGAHVTRILFDGRKAVGVEYLDGTETRQVMAERGVILAAGAITSPHLLMLSGVGERAALEAAGVEVLHDLPGVGQNLQDHLFVPVVYATETPGLKDATGEAQMTLYMSEQRGMLCSNVGETGGFMKTDASLPAPDLQFHNGAALFVDHGFMELDGHHYTLLPSLVAPRSRGRIRIASDDPQARPLIEPDYLSDPHDMDVLLAGVKLARQVGDTEALAKYRLSEVMPGEAVTERAELENYIREQAMTIYHPVGTCKMGNDDLAVVDDELRVRGLENLWIADASVMPVIPRGNTNAPTIMIAEKAADLILGRDALPSRGAEAMAVSAD from the coding sequence ATGCAGAGCGAACAAGGTTCAGCGGGGCGGCAGCGTTTTGAGTATGTGGTGATCGGCGCGGGTTCGGGCGGCTGCGCCGTGTCGGCCCGCCTGCAGCAGGCCGGGGCGCAGGTGCTGCTGCTGGAGGCCGGAGTGCCGGACGAGACGCCCGAAATCCACATCCCAGCTGCCTTTCCCAAGCTGTTCAAGTCGCCGCTGGACTGGAACTACGAGACCGAGGCGCAGGAACACCTGAATGGGCGCAAGCTGTACTGGCCGCGCGGCAAGATGCTGGGCGGCAGCAGCAGCATCAACGCCATGATCTACATTCGTGGCCACCGCGCCGACTACGACGGCTGGGCGGCGGCGGGCAACCGGGGCTGGGGCTACGACGACGTGCTGCCGTATTTTCTGCGCTCCGAGGACTTCGAGGACGGCCAGAGCGAGTACCACAACGCGGGCGGGCCGCTGCACGTCGAGAACCGCCGTTACACCCACGAGATCTGCGACGCCATCACCGAGGGTTTCAAGGAACTGGGTCACCCCGCCAACGACGACTTCAACGGCGAGAGGATGGAAGGCGTGGGCCGGTTCCACGTCACGCAAAAGGGCGGCGCGCGGCACTCGGCGGCTTCTGCCTACCTGCGCCCGGCCCTGGCGAGCGACGGCCCCGGCCGACTGGAAGCCCGCACGGGGGCGCACGTTACCCGTATTCTCTTCGATGGCAGGAAGGCCGTGGGCGTGGAGTATCTGGACGGCACGGAAACCCGGCAGGTGATGGCCGAGAGGGGCGTCATTCTGGCGGCGGGCGCCATCACCAGTCCGCACCTGCTGATGCTGTCGGGCGTGGGCGAGCGGGCGGCGCTGGAAGCGGCGGGGGTGGAGGTCCTGCATGATCTGCCCGGCGTGGGTCAGAACCTGCAAGACCACCTGTTCGTGCCGGTGGTCTACGCCACCGAGACGCCGGGGCTGAAGGACGCGACGGGCGAGGCCCAGATGACCCTGTACATGAGTGAGCAGCGCGGGATGCTGTGCAGCAATGTGGGCGAGACGGGCGGCTTCATGAAGACCGACGCGTCGCTGCCCGCCCCGGACCTGCAATTCCACAACGGCGCGGCGCTGTTCGTGGATCACGGCTTCATGGAACTGGACGGCCACCACTACACGTTGCTGCCCTCGCTGGTGGCCCCTCGCAGCCGGGGCCGGATTCGCATTGCCAGCGATGATCCGCAGGCCCGCCCGCTGATCGAGCCGGACTACCTCTCGGACCCACACGACATGGACGTGCTGCTGGCCGGGGTGAAGCTGGCCCGGCAGGTGGGCGACACCGAAGCTCTGGCCAAATACCGCCTGAGCGAAGTAATGCCCGGCGAGGCCGTGACCGAACGCGCCGAGCTGGAAAACTACATCCGCGAGCAGGCCATGACCATCTACCATCCCGTCGGCACCTGCAAGATGGGGAATGACGATCTGGCCGTGGTGGACGATGAATTGCGGGTCCGTGGTCTGGAAAACCTGTGGATCGCCGACGCCAGCGTGATGCCCGTCATCCCGCGCGGCAACACCAACGCGCCCACCATCATGATCGCGGAGAAGGCCGCCGACTTGATTCTGGGCCGGGACGCTCTGCCTTCGCGGGGAGCCGAGGCGATGGCCGTCTCTGCCGACTGA
- a CDS encoding AMP-binding protein, with product MNLPAAIRRTGVLGPQPARAALGLGWTLLRHGPTLYGLAAWNARRIPNAVALVDEHGPLTYAELLARADAITAILSRQVKPGAAVGLLGGNSTEFVAALLACVRLGARTVLLNTSHSAAEIGRVEREQQLSLLICDGDWPERLPGQVDAGLTVLSLSELGPADAKSPPFLPRIGPLVLLTSGSTGTPRAVRSRVGLWAGLRVAGALVDALPLRAGAPTLLPLPLFHGHGLATLGMALALGAPLHLCRPTAEAMWRTLQQEGIEILVLVPTLLHRLLDGPDRRAAPALHTIVCGSAPLGAPLALSALDHFGDVLFNLYGSTETGLISLATPADLRAAPGSVGRALRGVTLELRGEVGRVIVNGHDTGDLASRDPAGRLTLQGRADELLNCGGENVLPASLEDRIATLDEVAECAVVGVPCAEFGTGIHAYIVLKFGHEVTSEQLQDQLRPLLPRMFRPQKITLLDALPRTPTGKLLRSRLPAEAHMKLGATDEPSSP from the coding sequence GTGAACCTGCCGGCCGCCATCCGGCGCACGGGCGTTCTTGGGCCGCAGCCGGCTCGGGCCGCGCTGGGGCTGGGCTGGACGCTGCTCCGGCATGGGCCGACGCTGTACGGGCTGGCCGCCTGGAACGCGCGCCGGATTCCGAACGCGGTGGCCCTGGTGGACGAGCACGGTCCACTCACTTACGCGGAGTTGCTGGCACGGGCGGACGCCATCACCGCCATCCTCTCCCGCCAAGTTAAACCCGGCGCGGCAGTGGGTCTGCTGGGCGGCAACAGTACAGAGTTCGTGGCCGCGCTGCTGGCCTGCGTTCGCCTCGGCGCGAGAACCGTCCTCCTCAACACTTCCCATTCCGCCGCCGAGATCGGACGGGTGGAGCGGGAGCAACAGTTGAGTTTGCTGATCTGCGACGGCGACTGGCCGGAACGACTGCCTGGACAGGTGGATGCGGGCCTGACGGTCCTGTCCCTCTCTGAACTGGGACCCGCAGACGCGAAGTCTCCCCCATTTCTGCCCCGCATCGGTCCACTGGTCCTGTTGACTTCCGGCAGCACGGGGACGCCCAGAGCCGTGCGCTCGCGCGTGGGGCTGTGGGCCGGGCTGCGTGTGGCAGGCGCGCTGGTGGACGCCCTGCCGCTGCGGGCGGGTGCGCCGACGCTGCTGCCCCTGCCGCTGTTTCACGGACATGGTCTGGCGACGCTGGGCATGGCGCTGGCCCTGGGCGCCCCCCTGCACCTGTGCCGCCCGACGGCGGAAGCGATGTGGCGCACCCTGCAACAGGAAGGCATCGAGATTCTGGTGCTGGTGCCCACCCTCCTTCACCGGTTGCTGGACGGGCCGGACAGGCGGGCCGCCCCTGCCCTGCACACCATCGTCTGCGGCTCGGCCCCACTGGGCGCACCGCTGGCATTGTCAGCGCTGGACCACTTCGGGGACGTCCTGTTCAATCTTTACGGCTCGACTGAGACAGGGTTGATCTCCCTGGCGACGCCTGCAGATCTGCGCGCCGCGCCGGGAAGCGTGGGCCGGGCTTTGCGAGGGGTGACCCTCGAGCTTCGCGGAGAGGTGGGCCGCGTGATCGTGAATGGACACGACACGGGCGATCTGGCCTCGCGTGATCCGGCGGGCCGCCTGACCCTGCAGGGCCGCGCCGACGAGCTGCTGAACTGTGGCGGCGAGAACGTCTTACCGGCCAGTCTGGAAGACCGCATCGCCACGCTGGACGAGGTGGCCGAGTGCGCCGTGGTGGGCGTCCCCTGCGCCGAGTTCGGGACGGGCATTCACGCCTATATCGTTCTGAAGTTCGGTCACGAGGTTACGTCTGAACAGCTTCAGGACCAGTTGCGTCCGCTGCTGCCCCGCATGTTCCGCCCGCAGAAAATCACGCTGCTGGACGCGCTGCCGCGCACACCAACGGGCAAGCTGCTGCGCTCGCGCCTGCCCGCGGAGGCCCACATGAAACTGGGCGCCACAGACGAACCCTCTTCGCCGTAA
- a CDS encoding S1C family serine protease — protein MKIRVAAAFLAASTLCGAVLSGSAAAQVLPKATRDRIVQSTVMLMPTGADGKIDGTLGSGSVISPAGYILTNFHVVGDTETRKVSEWILVRTVKFVDREPEPTYWGKVVAADPNLDLAVVRILETFDQKPVGGLNLPFVDLGDSNVLTVGDPIFVFGFPGTGGDTLTYTSGSVSGFTGENTQGSGRQWIKHDAQTGPGNSGGGVFDEKGLLIGVNSAINVNKSSSTITPFARPLAVAWGLITPNVPKFVVRGAGSGGAAASAPSGTGAGTPASGSATPQPQWPPTIAPGQSYQVNILRGSGTPRTESWALTLNDRASNGDLKGTATQGSQTQTGYVAYDQKADLVWIDLTRDGKSMTSCAFEVSGLRTSPWVGRAFYYRDTNADPERIGDCQALVRTGAAPAGNAASTPPTGAAALKWPVKPAVGQTWTVEVEGRGMWTLPLGSRTDKGNPAGTAVAPGGQQWNAVYYYINNSSGEGVILDMTADGQTYLGCEFVKSGLSGRSLRGKAFLYVSKDDTQGTGLGSCVATLK, from the coding sequence ATGAAAATCCGAGTGGCCGCTGCCTTTCTCGCCGCGTCGACGTTGTGTGGGGCCGTCCTGTCCGGGTCCGCCGCGGCCCAGGTGCTGCCCAAGGCCACGCGTGACCGGATCGTCCAGTCCACCGTGATGCTGATGCCCACCGGGGCGGACGGGAAGATCGACGGCACGCTGGGCAGCGGCTCGGTGATCAGCCCGGCCGGGTACATCCTGACCAACTTTCACGTCGTCGGCGACACCGAGACCCGCAAGGTCTCCGAGTGGATTCTGGTGCGAACCGTCAAGTTCGTGGACCGTGAACCGGAACCCACGTACTGGGGCAAGGTGGTGGCCGCCGATCCCAATCTGGATCTGGCAGTGGTCCGCATTCTGGAAACCTTCGATCAGAAGCCGGTGGGCGGGCTGAACCTGCCGTTCGTGGACCTGGGCGATTCCAATGTCCTGACCGTGGGCGATCCCATTTTTGTGTTCGGCTTTCCCGGCACCGGCGGCGACACCCTGACCTACACCAGCGGCTCGGTCAGCGGTTTTACCGGCGAGAACACCCAGGGCAGCGGGCGGCAGTGGATCAAGCACGACGCCCAGACCGGTCCCGGCAATTCCGGCGGCGGCGTGTTCGACGAGAAGGGCCTGCTGATCGGGGTGAACAGCGCCATCAACGTCAACAAGTCCAGCAGCACCATCACCCCCTTCGCCCGTCCGCTGGCGGTGGCCTGGGGCCTGATCACGCCCAACGTGCCAAAATTTGTGGTGCGCGGCGCGGGGTCTGGTGGGGCAGCGGCCTCCGCGCCCTCCGGGACGGGTGCAGGAACCCCAGCGTCCGGCAGCGCCACGCCCCAGCCGCAGTGGCCGCCCACCATCGCCCCCGGCCAGAGCTATCAGGTCAACATTCTGCGGGGTAGCGGCACGCCCAGAACGGAAAGCTGGGCGCTGACCCTGAATGACCGCGCCAGCAACGGTGATCTCAAGGGCACGGCGACCCAGGGCAGCCAGACCCAGACCGGGTATGTCGCCTACGACCAGAAAGCGGATCTGGTCTGGATCGACCTGACCCGGGACGGCAAGTCCATGACCAGTTGTGCTTTCGAGGTCAGTGGGCTGCGGACCAGTCCGTGGGTGGGGCGCGCGTTCTATTACCGCGACACCAACGCTGATCCGGAGCGCATCGGCGACTGTCAGGCGCTGGTCAGGACCGGGGCGGCGCCTGCCGGAAACGCCGCGTCCACACCGCCGACCGGCGCGGCAGCCCTGAAATGGCCGGTCAAACCCGCAGTCGGGCAGACCTGGACCGTGGAAGTCGAGGGCCGCGGCATGTGGACGCTGCCGCTGGGCAGCCGCACAGACAAGGGCAATCCGGCGGGGACGGCGGTTGCGCCGGGTGGGCAGCAGTGGAACGCGGTCTACTACTACATCAACAACAGTAGCGGCGAGGGCGTGATCCTCGACATGACCGCCGACGGGCAGACGTACCTTGGCTGCGAGTTCGTCAAGAGCGGCCTGTCTGGCCGCAGTCTGCGCGGCAAGGCGTTCCTGTATGTTTCCAAGGACGATACGCAGGGCACGGGACTGGGCAGTTGCGTCGCCACGCTGAAATAG
- a CDS encoding amidase family protein — protein MTLPLPDPILDLDATDLADATRRGDLTCGEVTRAYLDRLEALNPRLRAVITVHPYARAVADALDALPPEQRGPLHGCPLLIKDNIDVAGLPTTAGSALMAAHVPTVDAPLVARLRAAGAVVLGKANMTEWANFMTLGMANGYSSLGGQTVNPWGEEHDTGGSSSGSGVAVAARLCVAAVGTETSGSVVSPAHESGVVGLKPTLGLVPRTGIVPISHSQDTAGPITRSARDALLLLAVMAGPDERDEASRRRPVPELELTSHALKGARIGIVTDEKGASETDAATLRLARAALERAGATVQDVTFPSRAELDRNGVMLEVLEYEFKGDLNAYLSGVTDGPRTLADVIAGNQAQAERCLKYGQTFLHAAQGTRGDASEPGYHLARARDLRLAREQGFDLLFAAGLDAVVFPGIHGCALAAKAGYPSLALPVQAPDAAAHARPGGVLLVAPAGADAALLSLAADLESGVGGVRFPVLD, from the coding sequence ATGACCCTGCCCCTGCCCGATCCCATCCTCGATCTGGACGCCACCGATCTGGCCGACGCCACCCGGCGCGGTGACCTGACCTGCGGCGAGGTGACGCGTGCGTATCTGGACCGGCTGGAGGCCCTGAATCCGCGCCTGCGCGCCGTGATCACGGTGCACCCCTACGCCCGCGCCGTGGCCGACGCGCTGGACGCCCTGCCCCCCGAGCAACGCGGCCCGCTGCACGGCTGCCCGCTGCTGATCAAGGACAACATCGACGTGGCGGGGCTGCCCACGACGGCGGGCAGCGCCCTGATGGCCGCACACGTGCCCACGGTCGACGCGCCGCTGGTGGCCCGGCTGCGCGCGGCGGGCGCGGTGGTGCTGGGCAAGGCCAACATGACCGAGTGGGCCAACTTCATGACGCTGGGCATGGCCAACGGCTATTCCTCGCTGGGCGGGCAGACGGTCAACCCCTGGGGCGAAGAACACGACACCGGCGGCAGTTCCTCGGGCAGTGGGGTGGCGGTGGCGGCGCGGCTGTGCGTGGCGGCGGTGGGCACCGAGACCAGCGGCAGCGTCGTCAGTCCGGCGCACGAGAGCGGCGTGGTGGGCCTCAAGCCCACGCTGGGGCTGGTGCCGCGCACCGGGATCGTGCCGATCAGCCACAGCCAGGACACGGCGGGGCCGATCACCCGCAGCGCCAGGGACGCGCTGTTGCTGCTGGCCGTCATGGCCGGGCCGGACGAGCGGGACGAGGCCAGCCGCCGCCGGCCGGTGCCCGAACTGGAGTTGACCTCCCACGCCCTGAAGGGCGCGAGGATCGGCATCGTGACCGATGAGAAGGGCGCCTCGGAGACCGACGCCGCCACTCTGCGGCTGGCCCGCGCCGCGCTGGAGCGGGCCGGGGCCACCGTGCAGGACGTGACGTTTCCCAGCCGCGCCGAACTGGACCGCAACGGCGTGATGCTCGAAGTTCTGGAGTACGAGTTCAAGGGGGACCTGAATGCCTATCTGTCCGGCGTCACGGACGGTCCACGCACGCTGGCCGACGTGATTGCCGGCAACCAGGCCCAGGCCGAACGCTGCCTGAAGTACGGGCAGACCTTTCTGCACGCCGCCCAGGGCACGCGCGGTGACGCCAGCGAGCCGGGCTACCACCTGGCCCGCGCCCGTGACCTGCGCCTGGCCCGCGAACAGGGCTTCGATCTGCTGTTCGCGGCCGGGTTGGACGCCGTGGTCTTTCCGGGCATCCACGGCTGCGCGTTGGCGGCCAAGGCCGGGTATCCCAGTCTGGCCCTGCCCGTTCAGGCGCCGGACGCGGCGGCCCACGCCCGGCCCGGCGGCGTGCTGCTGGTGGCCCCGGCTGGAGCGGACGCCGCGCTGCTGTCGCTGGCCGCCGACCTGGAAAGCGGCGTAGGTGGCGTGCGTTTTCCCGTGCTGGACTAG
- a CDS encoding 3-isopropylmalate dehydratase large subunit, with the protein MGMTIAEKILAAHSGHDTVVPGQLIECHTDWVLCHEITTPAALRMLEERGMDRVFNPDQIVAVPDHSVPAMNIKAAQMYQKLKSWVKEKGIKHFYDVGRGGIAHVVLENTGLIKPGQTLVSGDSHTCNAGALGCFATGVGSTDLAGAIYAGRVWFKVPETMLIRVTGQTQPGVTPKDVVLEVIKRIGADGANYLVMEWVGEYIDHLDMEGRYTLTNMAIEAGGKTGIVAVDDTTRAYLAERGVHPGDYTEYTSDADARYRVVIDVDASAVEPTVAYPHIPSNGRVAGSDKIAVTHAYVGSCTNGRIGDLRDVARILKGRKVAEGVQMIVVPATQLIWKQAASEGLLEIFVEAGASVSYPSCGACLGMHSGVLGPDDVCISSTNRNFVGRMGDPSAAIYLASPATVAASAVSGYISDPREYNDSIEAAD; encoded by the coding sequence ATGGGAATGACGATTGCGGAAAAGATTCTGGCGGCCCACAGCGGCCACGACACGGTGGTGCCCGGCCAGCTGATCGAGTGCCACACCGACTGGGTGCTGTGCCATGAGATCACCACGCCCGCCGCCCTGCGCATGCTGGAAGAACGCGGCATGGACCGGGTGTTCAATCCGGATCAGATCGTGGCCGTGCCGGATCACTCGGTGCCGGCGATGAACATCAAGGCCGCGCAGATGTACCAGAAGCTCAAGTCCTGGGTCAAGGAAAAGGGCATCAAGCACTTCTACGACGTGGGGCGCGGCGGCATCGCCCACGTGGTGCTGGAAAACACCGGCCTGATCAAGCCGGGGCAGACGCTGGTGTCCGGCGACTCTCACACCTGCAACGCCGGGGCGCTGGGCTGCTTCGCCACCGGCGTGGGCAGCACCGATCTGGCCGGGGCGATCTACGCGGGCCGGGTGTGGTTCAAGGTGCCCGAGACCATGCTGATCCGCGTGACCGGCCAGACGCAACCGGGCGTGACGCCCAAGGACGTGGTGCTGGAAGTCATCAAGCGCATCGGGGCCGACGGCGCGAATTATCTGGTGATGGAGTGGGTGGGCGAGTACATCGACCACCTGGATATGGAAGGGCGCTACACCCTGACCAACATGGCGATTGAAGCCGGCGGCAAGACCGGCATTGTGGCGGTGGACGACACCACCCGCGCGTACCTCGCCGAGCGCGGCGTCCATCCCGGCGACTACACCGAATACACCTCGGATGCGGACGCCAGATACCGCGTGGTCATCGATGTGGACGCCTCAGCCGTGGAACCCACCGTGGCCTACCCGCACATCCCCAGCAACGGGCGCGTGGCGGGCAGCGACAAAATTGCCGTGACGCACGCCTACGTGGGCAGTTGCACCAACGGACGCATCGGTGACCTGCGCGACGTGGCCCGCATCCTCAAGGGGCGCAAGGTGGCCGAGGGCGTGCAGATGATCGTGGTGCCGGCCACCCAGCTGATCTGGAAGCAGGCGGCCAGCGAGGGCCTGCTGGAAATCTTCGTGGAGGCCGGGGCCAGCGTGAGCTACCCCAGTTGCGGCGCGTGCCTGGGCATGCACAGCGGCGTGCTGGGGCCGGACGACGTGTGCATCTCCAGCACCAACCGCAACTTCGTGGGCCGCATGGGCGATCCGTCGGCGGCCATCTATCTGGCCTCGCCCGCCACGGTGGCGGCCAGCGCGGTCAGCGGCTATATCTCTGACCCACGCGAGTACAACGACAGCATCGAAGCGGCGGACTGA